One Brachybacterium aquaticum genomic region harbors:
- a CDS encoding glutathione S-transferase family protein, giving the protein MTTADTTGTSTTADTTAENSTRGYYVTQGKAFDRDMNYIDDRITRDGRDGWPVEAGRYRLIAARACPWANRTLISRRLLGLEDVLSVGMPGPTHDMRSWTFDLDEGGVDPVLGYERLQQAYFARFPYYPRGITVPAVVDVPSKAVVTNDFQRITLDFATEWTEFHREGAPDLYPEAQREEIDALNKWMLHRVNNGVYKVGFAGSQEDYEREFALLWEALDELEERLGTSRYLMGPSITEADVRLFPTLIRFDPVYHGHFKANRQTLASMPNLWNYTKDLFQTPGFGDTVDFVQIKRHYYYVHEDINPTQVVPLGPDLSPLMEAHDRDRFETDTWGPGGAAPEAPLAAEVVDPAHTPLHVTGR; this is encoded by the coding sequence ATGACCACCGCAGACACCACTGGCACCAGCACCACCGCCGACACCACCGCCGAGAACTCGACCCGCGGCTACTACGTCACGCAGGGCAAGGCGTTCGATCGCGACATGAACTACATCGACGACCGGATCACCCGCGACGGCCGCGACGGCTGGCCCGTCGAGGCGGGCCGTTACCGGCTCATCGCCGCGCGCGCCTGCCCCTGGGCGAACCGCACCCTGATCTCCCGCCGCCTGCTGGGCCTGGAGGACGTGCTCTCCGTGGGCATGCCCGGTCCCACCCACGACATGCGCTCGTGGACCTTCGACCTCGACGAGGGCGGGGTCGACCCGGTGCTCGGCTACGAGCGCCTGCAGCAGGCGTACTTCGCCCGCTTCCCCTACTACCCCCGCGGCATCACCGTCCCAGCCGTCGTGGACGTGCCCTCCAAGGCCGTGGTGACCAACGACTTCCAGCGCATCACCCTGGACTTCGCCACCGAGTGGACCGAGTTCCACCGCGAGGGCGCCCCGGACCTATACCCCGAGGCGCAGCGCGAGGAGATCGACGCGCTGAACAAGTGGATGCTCCATCGCGTCAACAACGGGGTGTACAAGGTCGGCTTCGCCGGCTCCCAGGAGGACTACGAGCGCGAGTTCGCGCTGCTGTGGGAGGCGCTGGACGAGCTCGAGGAGCGCCTCGGCACGTCCCGCTACCTCATGGGTCCCTCGATCACCGAGGCGGACGTGCGCCTGTTCCCCACCCTGATCCGCTTCGACCCCGTCTACCACGGCCATTTCAAGGCCAACCGCCAGACCCTCGCCTCGATGCCGAACCTGTGGAACTACACCAAGGACCTGTTCCAGACCCCCGGCTTCGGCGACACGGTCGACTTCGTGCAGATCAAGCGGCACTACTACTACGTACACGAGGACATCAACCCCACCCAGGTCGTGCCGCTGGGCCCGGACCTGTCCCCGCTGATGGAGGCCCACGACCGCGACCGGTTCGAGACCGACACCTGGGGTCCGGGCGGCGCCGCCCCCGAGGCGCCGCTCGCCGCCGAGGTGGTCGATCCGGCGCACACCCCGTTGCACGTCACCGGGCGCTGA
- a CDS encoding helix-turn-helix transcriptional regulator, whose amino-acid sequence MTEPDLEQDVAQSTRDRLVEAISAHGPIAARQLAERFGLTSAAVRRHLAALEAHGVIIEHEVPVAQRGRGRPSKTFVLAPPVHEGQPGGYDELAVLALDELARLGGDQAVASLAERRIADWERLLAERVAEAEQAGEFVSTARRLELLSQLLSERGYATTVRPLHVPLPVGRRGGSATTRTLVTAQLCHGRCPVLDVAADHPELCEAETRVISRMIGAPVQRLATLAQGAHACTTHIPLTEGRTP is encoded by the coding sequence ATGACCGAGCCCGATCTCGAGCAGGACGTCGCGCAGTCCACGCGCGACCGACTCGTCGAGGCGATCTCCGCCCACGGGCCCATCGCGGCCCGTCAGCTGGCCGAGCGATTCGGCCTCACCAGCGCCGCCGTGCGGCGCCATCTCGCGGCCCTCGAGGCCCACGGGGTGATCATCGAGCACGAGGTCCCCGTCGCCCAGCGCGGCCGGGGCCGTCCCAGCAAGACCTTCGTGCTCGCCCCGCCCGTCCATGAGGGGCAGCCCGGCGGCTACGACGAACTCGCCGTGCTGGCCCTGGACGAGCTCGCACGACTCGGGGGCGACCAGGCGGTGGCGTCGCTCGCGGAGCGCCGCATCGCCGACTGGGAGCGCCTGCTCGCCGAGCGGGTCGCCGAGGCGGAGCAGGCGGGGGAGTTCGTCTCCACCGCGCGCCGCCTCGAGCTGCTCTCGCAGCTGCTCTCGGAGCGGGGGTACGCCACCACGGTGCGCCCGCTGCACGTCCCGCTCCCCGTCGGCCGCCGTGGAGGGTCCGCCACCACGCGTACCCTCGTCACGGCACAGCTCTGCCACGGCCGCTGCCCCGTCCTGGACGTGGCGGCGGACCATCCGGAGCTGTGCGAGGCCGAGACCCGCGTCATCTCCCGCATGATCGGGGCTCCCGTCCAGCGCCTGGCCACCCTGGCGCAGGGAGCTCACGCCTGCACGACCCACATTCCGCTCACCGAGGGAAGGACACCATGA
- a CDS encoding ABC transporter ATP-binding protein has protein sequence MDDLSPALVADELTLSYGAVRALDGLSLTAERGRVTALLGPNGAGKTTSISCATGLLRPDGGTVRVLGEDPWRAGPEHRARVRVMIQDGGLVSGTSAMSLLRYGATLHAAPLDVDQVAEHLGIDEFGRTLVRRLSGGQRQRLALALAIIGRPDLVFLDEPTAGMDPAIRKRVRTLIRGLARTGTAVVLTTHLMDDVTGLADAVHVIARGKVVASGSVQEVISAHRSRDGGLTVQATATGVDPAVAPALEADLRAAAARHGASLEVTAGGAADLESVLLDLMEEADATARAGRSPDTTATEETR, from the coding sequence ATGGACGACCTCTCCCCCGCGCTCGTCGCTGACGAGCTCACCCTCAGCTACGGCGCCGTCCGCGCCCTGGACGGCCTGAGCCTGACCGCCGAGCGCGGTCGGGTCACGGCGCTCCTGGGCCCCAACGGTGCCGGCAAGACCACCTCCATCTCCTGCGCGACGGGACTGCTGCGGCCCGACGGCGGCACCGTGCGGGTCCTCGGCGAGGACCCCTGGCGCGCCGGACCCGAGCACCGTGCCCGGGTGAGGGTGATGATCCAGGACGGCGGTCTGGTCTCGGGCACCTCCGCGATGTCCCTGCTGCGCTACGGCGCGACCCTGCACGCGGCGCCGCTCGACGTCGACCAGGTCGCCGAGCACCTCGGCATCGACGAGTTCGGCCGCACCCTGGTGCGCCGGCTCTCCGGCGGCCAGCGCCAGCGCCTGGCCCTGGCGCTTGCGATCATCGGCCGCCCCGACCTCGTGTTCCTCGACGAGCCGACGGCCGGCATGGACCCCGCGATCCGCAAGCGCGTGCGCACCCTGATCCGGGGCCTCGCCCGCACCGGCACCGCGGTGGTGCTGACCACCCATCTCATGGACGACGTCACCGGTCTCGCCGACGCGGTCCACGTCATCGCCCGCGGGAAGGTCGTCGCCTCCGGCTCCGTGCAGGAGGTCATCAGCGCCCACCGTTCCCGCGACGGCGGTCTCACCGTGCAGGCGACCGCCACGGGCGTGGACCCCGCCGTCGCCCCTGCGCTCGAGGCCGACCTGCGCGCCGCGGCGGCCCGCCACGGCGCCTCCCTCGAGGTCACCGCCGGCGGCGCCGCCGATCTGGAGAGCGTGCTGCTGGACCTCATGGAGGAGGCCGACGCCACCGCCCGTGCGGGGCGCAGCCCGGACACCACCGCGACGGAGGAGACGCGATGA
- a CDS encoding COX15/CtaA family protein gives MSSPALAPAARTPERHGRITTLPDARLTSWGPQRRARLAAIALWGNLICQMGIILSGGAVRLTGSGLGCSTWPNCEPGQFTPVLTMESGIHPFVEFGNRTLTGVLSIFAIAVLVVTYRWLSHKGRGFRMLAWVPLIGTALQALIGAFVVWLDLHPGLVSPHFLISPVIGALSTVLLVRLYDGDGRVRLAVPGKVLGLYVALAVVGFVVLVLGTIVTGTGPHSGDSGDITRIMLDPVVISRVHAMAVYAFLALLIALLVVLHRLRARREASTAAWALLALTLAQGMVGYIQYFTGLPAGMVFAHLIGAALFAPAIAWVGARLVTWQEQR, from the coding sequence ATGTCCAGCCCCGCCCTCGCCCCCGCTGCGCGCACCCCTGAGCGCCACGGGCGGATCACAACCCTGCCCGATGCCCGCCTGACCTCGTGGGGGCCGCAGCGCCGGGCGCGCCTGGCCGCCATCGCGCTCTGGGGCAACCTGATCTGCCAGATGGGCATCATCCTCTCCGGCGGCGCGGTGCGCCTGACCGGCAGCGGGCTGGGCTGCTCGACCTGGCCCAACTGCGAGCCCGGCCAGTTCACCCCCGTGCTGACGATGGAGTCGGGCATCCACCCCTTCGTCGAGTTCGGCAACCGCACCCTCACCGGTGTGCTGAGCATCTTCGCGATCGCCGTGCTGGTGGTGACCTACCGGTGGCTGTCCCACAAGGGGCGCGGCTTCCGCATGCTCGCCTGGGTTCCGCTGATCGGCACCGCCCTGCAGGCGCTCATCGGCGCCTTCGTGGTGTGGCTCGACCTCCACCCGGGCCTGGTCAGCCCCCACTTCCTCATCTCCCCCGTGATCGGGGCGCTGTCGACGGTGCTGCTGGTGCGGCTCTACGACGGGGACGGGCGCGTGCGCCTGGCCGTGCCCGGGAAGGTGCTCGGCCTGTACGTCGCGCTCGCGGTGGTCGGCTTCGTGGTGCTGGTGCTCGGCACCATCGTCACCGGTACCGGCCCGCACTCGGGCGACTCCGGGGACATCACCCGCATCATGCTCGATCCGGTGGTCATCTCCCGCGTCCACGCGATGGCGGTCTACGCCTTCCTCGCCCTGCTGATCGCGCTGCTGGTGGTGCTGCACCGCCTGCGCGCCCGGCGCGAGGCGAGCACCGCCGCCTGGGCGCTGCTCGCCCTCACCCTCGCCCAGGGCATGGTCGGCTACATCCAGTACTTCACCGGCCTGCCGGCGGGCATGGTCTTCGCCCATCTGATCGGCGCCGCCCTCTTCGCCCCGGCGATCGCCTGGGTGGGCGCGCGCCTGGTCACCTGGCAGGAGCAGCGATGA
- a CDS encoding ABC transporter permease: protein MTEPTTAPANGAEANGSATNGAATSGSTPSAPEDRSPRPAPPLRRILAHAALEARILLSNGEQLMVAIVMPAMVLIGLRLLPLGRIEGVPAIDTAVAATFATALISTSFTSQAIMTGFDRRNGVLRWVATTPLGRDGYLAGKILATLATHVLQVVVLGLLALVLGWRPELLGLLAAVPVWLVGTVAFGALGLLVAGTLRTEAVLAVSNLVFVVLVAAGGVAFPAAAYPRFLRGLVDLLPSGALGELLRACLGNGPFSAGSVVVLLLWAVAGVAAVIRWFRWTDV from the coding sequence ATGACCGAGCCGACCACCGCCCCTGCGAACGGGGCCGAGGCGAACGGGTCCGCGACGAACGGGGCCGCGACGAGCGGCTCCACCCCGTCGGCCCCCGAGGACCGGAGCCCGCGCCCCGCCCCGCCGCTGCGACGCATCCTCGCCCACGCCGCTCTCGAGGCGCGGATCCTGCTGTCCAACGGCGAGCAGCTCATGGTCGCGATCGTGATGCCCGCCATGGTGCTCATCGGGCTGCGCCTGCTGCCACTTGGCCGCATCGAGGGCGTGCCGGCGATCGACACCGCGGTTGCCGCGACCTTCGCCACCGCCCTGATCTCCACGTCCTTCACCTCGCAGGCGATCATGACCGGCTTCGACCGGCGCAACGGCGTGCTGCGCTGGGTGGCGACCACGCCGCTGGGTCGGGACGGGTACCTGGCCGGCAAGATCCTCGCCACGCTCGCCACGCATGTGCTGCAGGTGGTCGTGCTCGGCCTGCTCGCGCTCGTGCTGGGGTGGCGCCCGGAGCTGCTCGGTCTGCTGGCCGCGGTGCCGGTGTGGCTGGTCGGGACCGTCGCCTTCGGTGCGCTCGGCCTGCTGGTCGCCGGGACCCTGCGCACCGAGGCCGTGCTGGCCGTGTCGAACCTGGTGTTCGTGGTGCTGGTCGCCGCCGGCGGCGTCGCCTTCCCCGCCGCCGCCTATCCGCGTTTCCTGCGGGGCCTGGTGGACCTGCTGCCCTCCGGGGCGCTCGGGGAGCTGCTGCGCGCCTGCCTCGGGAACGGCCCCTTCTCCGCCGGTTCGGTGGTCGTGCTGCTGCTGTGGGCGGTCGCCGGGGTCGCCGCGGTGATCCGCTGGTTCCGCTGGACGGACGTCTGA